A genome region from Brooklawnia propionicigenes includes the following:
- the glpB gene encoding glycerol-3-phosphate dehydrogenase subunit GlpB, whose translation MNDVVVVGGGIAGLLSAARLVTQGAKVTLVTFGVGGLQLSHGGFDVLGYAPERVDRPFDVLDDFIAANPEHPYAVLGADAVRLGTDFASEFFGDRLVGNDGRNWLLPTAVGALRPTYLASPTMVNAEARAGHDPVVVVGLQQLKDFQAELIAGNLVKQQIPARAIVLDLPARTHEADASGLTYARAMDRADYRADFAKALGKQLLSGEKALIPAIAGHHEAAAFTDLQTRLGAPLAEIPLPPPGVPGMRLNEYASRRLQDQRVRWILGARVVALHSEGGRAVSVDVATSGHLTKVRADAVVYAPGGFESGSLSLDSHGKVLETHLGLPVRVPPGRLIGPDRRSEQPLFRSGLAVDDQMRVLDDADRPVYPNLFAAGGVLAGAMRWSEKSGEGIAAASAVRAADAIGDLA comes from the coding sequence ATGAATGACGTAGTGGTCGTCGGCGGCGGAATCGCCGGTCTGCTGAGCGCCGCCCGACTGGTGACGCAGGGTGCCAAAGTGACGCTGGTCACCTTCGGCGTCGGCGGTCTGCAGCTGTCGCATGGCGGGTTCGACGTGCTCGGCTACGCACCCGAACGAGTCGATCGTCCCTTCGACGTGCTGGACGACTTCATCGCCGCGAACCCGGAGCATCCCTACGCCGTGCTCGGCGCGGATGCCGTCCGCCTGGGCACCGATTTCGCGTCCGAGTTCTTCGGTGACCGCCTGGTGGGCAACGACGGACGCAACTGGCTGCTGCCAACGGCGGTCGGGGCGTTGCGGCCGACCTACTTGGCCTCGCCGACGATGGTGAACGCCGAAGCCCGCGCCGGACATGATCCGGTTGTGGTGGTGGGCCTGCAGCAGTTGAAGGATTTCCAGGCCGAGCTGATCGCCGGCAACCTGGTCAAGCAGCAGATACCAGCCCGCGCGATCGTGCTCGATCTACCCGCCCGTACCCACGAAGCCGACGCCTCCGGCCTCACCTATGCGCGGGCGATGGATCGTGCGGACTACCGCGCAGACTTCGCCAAGGCACTCGGCAAGCAGTTGCTGAGCGGCGAGAAGGCGCTCATTCCTGCCATCGCCGGCCACCACGAGGCCGCGGCATTCACCGACCTGCAGACGCGTCTGGGCGCTCCGCTCGCAGAGATTCCCCTTCCACCGCCGGGTGTGCCGGGCATGCGACTCAACGAGTACGCGTCCCGCCGGCTGCAAGACCAGCGTGTCCGATGGATTCTCGGCGCGCGTGTCGTCGCGCTGCACAGCGAGGGCGGCCGGGCAGTGTCGGTCGATGTGGCGACATCGGGTCACCTCACGAAGGTGAGGGCGGACGCGGTCGTCTACGCCCCCGGTGGATTCGAGAGCGGCTCGCTGAGCCTGGACTCCCATGGCAAGGTGCTCGAGACTCATCTGGGCCTGCCGGTGCGAGTCCCGCCGGGCCGGCTCATCGGACCGGACCGCAGAAGTGAGCAGCCGCTGTTCCGTAGCGGGCTGGCTGTGGACGATCAGATGCGCGTCCTGGACGATGCCGATCGCCCCGTCTACCCGAACCTGTTCGCGGCCGGCGGCGTCTTGGCGGGCGCGATGCGTTGGAGTGAGAAATCGGGAGAGGGAATCGCGGCGGCAAGTGCCGTGCGGGCCGCGGATGCGATTGGAGATCTGGCATGA